In Sphingobium sp. Cam5-1, the following proteins share a genomic window:
- a CDS encoding VOC family protein: MEVAALAYSIITSRDLEQWVRFAEDIAGFSVHALPGGLALRLDERAGRLFIIEGDRDGYCASGWEVRNEQQYVAALVTLDARGVAYTHSTQAERALRHVTDMVWFRDPSGNRHEISYGYVSSFAPFCSPQGVRFVTGDLGYGHAVLPAPHFGETRDFLTDVLGLGLSDFMVHRPAGEGGPEMRIDFLHCANGRHHSLALFEGEVPSGCVHLMVEVATIDEVGHAYDRMLASGARLMATLGRHTNDHMISFYVQTPGGFALEYGCGGRVMDWDHHTVFESTSASLWGHDFSVGFGADEQAKLADAA; encoded by the coding sequence ATGGAAGTCGCGGCTCTCGCCTACAGCATCATTACGTCCCGCGACCTTGAGCAATGGGTCCGCTTCGCCGAGGACATTGCGGGATTTTCCGTCCATGCGCTTCCCGGCGGCCTGGCGCTGCGTCTTGACGAGCGCGCTGGGCGGCTGTTCATCATCGAAGGCGATCGTGACGGCTATTGCGCCAGCGGCTGGGAAGTGCGGAACGAGCAGCAATATGTCGCGGCCTTGGTGACCCTGGACGCACGCGGCGTCGCCTACACCCACTCGACGCAAGCGGAACGTGCGCTTCGTCATGTGACCGACATGGTCTGGTTCCGTGATCCGTCCGGCAACCGCCATGAGATCAGCTATGGCTATGTCAGCAGCTTTGCGCCCTTCTGTTCCCCACAAGGCGTGCGCTTCGTCACGGGCGACCTTGGCTACGGCCATGCGGTGCTGCCTGCCCCCCACTTCGGCGAGACGCGCGACTTCCTGACCGACGTTCTCGGCCTCGGCCTGTCCGATTTCATGGTGCATCGTCCGGCAGGCGAAGGCGGCCCCGAAATGCGGATCGATTTCCTGCACTGCGCCAATGGCCGTCATCACAGCCTGGCGCTGTTCGAGGGCGAGGTGCCGTCCGGCTGCGTGCACCTGATGGTGGAAGTCGCGACGATCGACGAGGTCGGCCATGCCTATGACCGCATGCTGGCATCCGGAGCGCGGCTGATGGCGACGCTAGGCCGGCACACCAACGATCACATGATCAGCTTCTACGTCCAAACGCCCGGCGGCTTCGCGCTGGAATATGGCTGCGGCGGGCGCGTCATGGACTGGGACCATCACACCGTTTTCGAAAGCACATCGGCCAGCCTGTGGGGCCATGATTTCAGTGTCGGCTTCGGCGCCGATGAACAGGCGAAACTGGCCGACGCGGCCTGA
- a CDS encoding group II truncated hemoglobin, whose protein sequence is MSEGQPPFHAVGGREGVSRIVDRFYDLIDSVPAYRDLRAMHADDLTPMRRSLSGFLCGWLGGDSDWFAANPGKCMMSLHARFPITDAVAVQWTSAMRKAMEDCGVEEHLAARIGGVFDAMASAMVRA, encoded by the coding sequence TTGAGCGAAGGCCAACCGCCCTTCCACGCCGTGGGCGGACGCGAAGGGGTCAGCAGGATCGTGGATCGATTCTATGACCTTATCGACTCCGTCCCGGCCTATCGCGACCTGCGGGCGATGCATGCCGATGACCTGACGCCTATGCGGCGGTCGTTGAGCGGTTTTCTGTGCGGCTGGCTGGGTGGCGACAGCGACTGGTTCGCGGCCAACCCCGGCAAGTGCATGATGTCGCTGCACGCCCGCTTTCCCATCACCGATGCCGTTGCCGTTCAATGGACGTCGGCGATGCGGAAAGCGATGGAGGATTGCGGCGTCGAAGAGCATCTGGCGGCGCGCATTGGCGGCGTCTTCGACGCGATGGCGTCGGCCATGGTTCGCGCCTGA
- a CDS encoding ABC transporter ATP-binding protein, with translation MSAIMQAQGLSRELAGTPPVTLVADVSLTIEPDSFVAIVGPSGCGKSSLLYLLGLLDRPTEGSVQFEGRDMNQLDGDERAQIRLAHFGFVFQFHFLLPEFTALENVMLPMRRLGQLSPAQAREKAQSLMATVGLAKKMDKTPNRLSGGERQRVAIARAIANDPALVLCDEPTGNLDSQNSAHVVEMFRALAHDQGRAVVCVTHDPDVAAAADVQISMLDGRISGTDIRSR, from the coding sequence ATGAGCGCGATCATGCAGGCGCAGGGGCTTTCCCGCGAACTGGCCGGGACACCCCCGGTAACGCTGGTTGCCGATGTTTCGCTGACGATTGAGCCGGACAGCTTCGTCGCCATCGTCGGGCCGTCGGGCTGTGGCAAGTCCTCCCTCCTCTATCTGTTGGGGTTACTGGACCGCCCGACCGAAGGGTCCGTACAGTTTGAGGGGCGCGACATGAACCAGCTCGACGGCGATGAACGCGCGCAGATCCGGCTGGCGCATTTCGGCTTCGTGTTTCAGTTTCACTTCCTGCTGCCCGAGTTCACCGCCCTGGAAAATGTGATGCTGCCGATGCGCAGGTTGGGCCAACTGTCGCCAGCACAGGCGAGAGAGAAGGCGCAGAGCCTGATGGCCACCGTCGGCTTGGCCAAGAAGATGGACAAGACGCCCAACCGCCTGTCGGGCGGCGAAAGGCAGCGCGTGGCGATCGCCCGAGCGATCGCGAACGATCCCGCGCTGGTGCTCTGTGACGAGCCAACCGGCAACCTCGACAGCCAGAACAGCGCCCACGTGGTCGAAATGTTTCGCGCACTCGCCCATGATCAGGGCCGCGCGGTCGTGTGCGTGACCCACGATCCCGACGTCGCTGCCGCAGCCGATGTGCAGATATCGATGCTGGACGGCCGTATCAGCGGAACCGACATTCGATCGCGATGA
- a CDS encoding ABC transporter permease: protein MSGQLRLLASIAARHLVGRRRQTLVAVSGVAVGVGFFLAVSAMMIGSQNDFIKTLIDAAPHIIISDELRSPPPQPGVRLYEGAAIDLRHYKVRNEVRGLKGWPEILRAVNALPGAVGSPSLTGAITLRSGGREEALTIVGVDPAVEEKISAIEDKLRTGRLRDLESTQGGIIIGEEMARRLGLAMGDVVGATSASGNNRSLRIVGLFKRGQTQLSSSLGYVLLREAQSLLGRPFIINRIGVHLDDPYGAQPISRRLEERFAYKAESWEERSADFLSLLVTRNVIMYSVVSAILLVASFGIYTVVSNSVSDKRRDIAIMRSIGFSEGDLQLIFVFEGLALALVGILAGWLLGYGLMAILGSLHFPIGGDNERLPLDRSARQYVIAAAASLFSGVIAAWLPARKAARVDPVDILRGAV, encoded by the coding sequence ATGAGCGGGCAATTGCGGCTGTTGGCAAGCATCGCCGCCCGGCATCTGGTGGGTCGGCGCCGACAGACTCTGGTTGCTGTGAGCGGCGTTGCGGTAGGCGTTGGCTTCTTCCTGGCCGTTTCCGCGATGATGATCGGAAGCCAGAATGATTTCATCAAGACGCTGATCGACGCCGCGCCGCACATCATCATTTCCGACGAACTGAGAAGCCCGCCGCCGCAACCGGGCGTCAGATTATATGAAGGTGCGGCGATAGACCTACGCCATTATAAGGTCCGAAACGAAGTGCGCGGCCTTAAAGGCTGGCCGGAGATATTGCGAGCCGTCAATGCGCTGCCCGGCGCGGTCGGCTCACCCAGCCTGACGGGCGCGATCACATTGCGCAGCGGTGGGCGGGAGGAAGCGTTGACGATCGTTGGCGTCGATCCGGCGGTCGAGGAGAAGATCAGCGCCATTGAGGACAAACTGCGCACCGGACGCCTTCGCGATCTGGAAAGCACGCAAGGCGGCATCATCATCGGCGAGGAGATGGCGCGGCGGCTCGGCCTTGCCATGGGCGATGTCGTGGGTGCGACCTCGGCATCGGGCAACAACCGTTCGCTCCGCATCGTCGGCCTGTTCAAGCGCGGTCAGACCCAGCTGTCCTCTTCGCTCGGCTATGTGCTTCTGCGGGAAGCGCAATCGCTGCTCGGCCGACCCTTCATCATCAATCGCATCGGTGTGCATCTGGACGATCCCTATGGCGCGCAGCCCATCAGCCGACGCCTGGAAGAGCGCTTTGCCTACAAGGCCGAAAGCTGGGAGGAGCGATCCGCAGACTTTCTCTCGCTACTCGTGACCCGCAATGTCATCATGTACAGTGTCGTCTCGGCGATCCTGCTGGTCGCCAGCTTCGGCATCTACACCGTCGTGTCGAACAGCGTGTCGGACAAGAGGCGCGACATTGCGATTATGCGCTCCATCGGCTTTTCCGAAGGCGACCTCCAACTGATTTTCGTGTTCGAAGGGTTGGCGCTGGCGCTGGTGGGCATCCTTGCGGGATGGCTGCTTGGCTACGGATTGATGGCCATCCTGGGCTCCCTCCACTTTCCCATTGGCGGAGACAATGAGCGTCTGCCGCTCGATCGATCGGCCCGGCAATATGTGATCGCCGCTGCGGCATCGCTGTTTTCGGGTGTGATCGCGGCCTGGCTTCCCGCGCGGAAAGCCGCACGGGTCGATCCTGTCGACATATTGCGGGGCGCGGTATGA
- a CDS encoding efflux RND transporter periplasmic adaptor subunit: MKRIALLLLPLALLAAAAVYWLLAGRAHDVTLMPVRVGDAVELVYATGFVEAEHPVTISARLTAPVRQVLVEEAQRVGRGQPLVLLDDEEQRHAVQQATAQRRVALQEEQRTLALFAKGWVTRAARDSAVAAADSAKAAEEGARARLNQMVVRSGINGIVLRRDVEPGDLATPGRALMTLGDPASVRITTTVDERDVPRIRVGQAALMSSDAWPGRVLHGHVREVTPGGDPEQRAFRVYIVTDQPLALPLGLTLEVNIVTRRTDRALLVPTSAIEDGKVWVIRDGRAHARAVRTGIAGSGDVQILSGLSQGEMIVKAPEGKLSDNMRVRVTR; encoded by the coding sequence ATGAAACGCATTGCGCTCTTGCTGTTGCCGCTGGCGCTGCTGGCGGCGGCGGCAGTTTATTGGCTGCTCGCCGGGCGAGCGCACGACGTCACTCTCATGCCCGTTCGTGTCGGTGATGCGGTCGAACTGGTCTATGCCACCGGCTTTGTCGAGGCGGAACATCCCGTCACCATATCCGCGCGCCTCACCGCCCCTGTCCGTCAGGTGCTGGTGGAGGAAGCGCAGCGCGTGGGACGCGGCCAGCCGCTCGTCCTGCTGGATGACGAAGAGCAGCGCCATGCGGTGCAACAGGCGACGGCGCAACGCCGCGTTGCCTTGCAGGAGGAGCAGCGCACGCTCGCGCTGTTCGCCAAAGGATGGGTCACGCGGGCCGCCCGTGATTCCGCCGTTGCCGCAGCCGACAGTGCAAAGGCGGCGGAGGAAGGCGCGCGTGCCCGCCTCAATCAGATGGTGGTGCGGTCAGGCATCAACGGCATCGTCCTGCGCCGCGATGTGGAACCGGGCGATCTCGCAACCCCCGGCCGCGCGCTGATGACGCTGGGCGATCCCGCCAGCGTCCGAATTACCACAACGGTCGATGAACGCGACGTGCCGAGGATTCGCGTCGGCCAGGCGGCGCTGATGTCGAGCGACGCCTGGCCCGGTCGGGTGCTGCATGGCCATGTCCGCGAAGTGACGCCCGGCGGCGATCCCGAACAGCGCGCGTTCCGCGTTTATATCGTTACCGACCAGCCTTTGGCGCTGCCACTCGGGCTGACGCTGGAAGTCAACATCGTCACCCGGCGCACGGATCGCGCGCTGCTGGTGCCGACGAGCGCAATAGAGGACGGCAAAGTCTGGGTCATCCGCGACGGACGCGCTCATGCGCGAGCGGTGCGGACGGGCATCGCAGGGTCCGGCGATGTCCAGATCCTTTCAGGTCTATCGCAAGGCGAAATGATCGTGAAAGCGCCCGAGGGCAAACTGTCGGACAATATGCGAGTGCGGGTAACGCGATGA
- a CDS encoding Hsp20/alpha crystallin family protein has product MTDFRSLIPFGRTGMFRSGFDPLADLRKEMDRLTDDLGRGWLASDTGDRKGFLLPKVDVAETDGGLELTAELPGFDQKDVSLDVHDGILTIKAEHKEDREEKDEKKHYHLIERSRGSFLRRVALPFEADADKASAHLEKGLLKVIVPRLATEASKPHQIPIGSK; this is encoded by the coding sequence ATGACTGACTTTCGTTCACTGATTCCCTTTGGACGCACCGGCATGTTTCGTAGCGGATTTGATCCGCTCGCCGATCTGCGCAAGGAAATGGATCGCCTGACCGATGACCTTGGCCGCGGCTGGCTCGCCAGCGACACTGGTGACCGCAAGGGATTTCTTCTGCCCAAGGTGGACGTTGCCGAGACGGACGGCGGACTTGAATTGACCGCCGAACTGCCGGGTTTTGACCAGAAGGATGTGTCCCTGGATGTTCATGACGGGATACTCACCATCAAGGCCGAGCATAAGGAAGATCGCGAAGAGAAGGACGAAAAGAAGCATTATCATCTGATCGAGCGCAGCCGGGGAAGCTTTTTGCGGCGGGTCGCCCTGCCCTTCGAGGCGGATGCCGATAAAGCCAGTGCGCACCTGGAGAAAGGGCTTCTGAAGGTCATCGTTCCGCGTCTCGCGACCGAGGCAAGCAAGCCACACCAGATCCCGATCGGATCGAAGTAG
- a CDS encoding zinc-dependent alcohol dehydrogenase family protein, translating to MSAMIAMQIITVRTPLIRIERPVPQPGPGELLIEVAACGVCRTDLHVLDGEIPARYPIIPGHEIVGLVAAIGAGVEGFAISQRVGVPWLGHTCGQCPYCQAGKENLCDAPLFTGATRDGGYASHVIADAHYCFDLPDRFSDVGAAPLLCAGLIGWRALRLAGPAPVIGLYGFGAAAHILAQVARHQGRTVYAFTRDGDEDGQAFARSLGCEWAGGSSNDPPAPLDAALIFAPAGELVPRALKTVRKGGRVICAGIHMSDIPSFPYADLWEERQICSVANLTREDGTSFFELAGDIPLHTVTETFRLEDANDALQQLRTGKIKGAAVLVP from the coding sequence ATGAGCGCAATGATTGCCATGCAGATCATAACCGTCCGGACGCCCCTGATCCGGATCGAACGTCCCGTGCCTCAACCGGGTCCCGGCGAATTGCTGATCGAAGTGGCTGCCTGCGGGGTGTGCCGAACCGATCTGCATGTACTCGATGGCGAAATCCCCGCACGTTATCCGATCATACCGGGCCACGAAATCGTGGGTCTCGTCGCAGCGATCGGGGCCGGCGTGGAAGGTTTTGCGATAAGCCAGCGGGTGGGTGTCCCGTGGCTGGGACATACATGCGGTCAATGTCCCTACTGCCAGGCAGGAAAGGAAAATCTTTGCGACGCACCGCTCTTCACCGGAGCCACGCGAGACGGCGGCTATGCCAGCCATGTGATTGCGGACGCCCATTATTGCTTCGACCTGCCCGATCGTTTTTCCGACGTGGGAGCGGCGCCGCTCCTTTGCGCCGGCCTGATCGGCTGGAGAGCGCTGCGGCTGGCTGGCCCTGCGCCGGTCATCGGTCTGTATGGATTTGGCGCTGCGGCGCATATTCTCGCACAGGTCGCCCGGCATCAGGGACGCACCGTCTATGCCTTCACCAGGGATGGCGATGAGGATGGGCAGGCGTTCGCGCGTTCGCTGGGCTGCGAGTGGGCAGGCGGTTCTTCCAACGATCCGCCAGCGCCACTTGATGCGGCGCTGATCTTCGCACCCGCAGGAGAGTTGGTGCCGCGTGCCCTGAAAACGGTCAGGAAAGGCGGCCGCGTCATCTGTGCCGGTATCCACATGAGCGACATTCCTTCATTCCCCTATGCCGACTTGTGGGAAGAAAGGCAGATATGCTCGGTCGCCAATCTGACGCGAGAAGACGGCACTTCCTTTTTCGAACTGGCAGGTGACATCCCCCTTCACACCGTCACGGAAACCTTCCGGCTCGAAGATGCAAATGACGCGCTGCAACAGTTGCGAACAGGCAAGATCAAGGGCGCCGCAGTGCTCGTGCCCTGA
- the mgtA gene encoding magnesium-translocating P-type ATPase, translating into MAFSIPLPFRQAAHQKPGSDPSSAAINPDSAMNQVAAEYWRMPVDQSLVALFAKEGGLSSQEAARRLAVAGPNILFERSRRHIITDLARRLGNPLVLMLLAAAAVAVVMGDMASFLLILAMVLLSTILDTVQERRAEATAAALREAIALTARTLRDGAAVTLPVRNLVPGDVVMLAAGDLIPADGLVLSANSAQVNQAALTGEPFPVEKSPVVEPDASMAVARNLLLHGSSMIGGSAQMLVVQTGDRTHFGGIARSLGDEQPPTAFERGIHRLGLLIVRMTIFLVLFVILAHLALGRPPVESFLFAMALAVGLTPELLPMIMTIGLARGAQRMAAAKVVVKRLSAIHDLGEMDILCTDKTGTLTEARIMMTGHPGIDGADSERVFELAAVNARFESGLRSPLDDALLAHTGHHPLTGWRKLDERPFDFERRRVSVLAQWESERVEIVKGAPETILALCDRAEAADGRIVPLDPALKGRLMALHDDNASHGLRLLGIAWKAAAGRERIETDDDDHLIFVGFCLFLDPPKGSAAAAIGRLEAAGVATKVISGDSAAAVQHLMAALGRPVSGLLTGDQIAALDDEALAVRVVETDLFARIAPDQKLRIVHALQARGHIVGFLGDGINDAPAIRAADVGLSVDGATDVAREAADMILLAPDLSVLTDGVAEGRRTYANILKYIRMGTSSNFGNMLTMALASLFLPFLPLTPVQVLLNNMLYDLSQTGIPFDSAEKSDLAAPRGWNMRAIVRFTLIMGPLSSLFDIATFAALIALFHVDVPTFRTAWFIESMATQILVVFVIRTAVPLWRQRPHRLLITTAGLCLCAAIAIPFLPIAPALGFVAPSLPVVAITTILVSAYLLSAEALKRVAMR; encoded by the coding sequence ATGGCTTTTTCCATTCCCTTGCCGTTCCGACAAGCGGCTCATCAAAAGCCGGGCAGCGATCCTTCTTCCGCCGCCATCAATCCTGACAGCGCAATGAATCAGGTCGCCGCCGAATATTGGCGGATGCCCGTTGACCAAAGCCTTGTCGCGCTATTTGCAAAAGAAGGCGGCCTCTCCTCTCAGGAAGCCGCCCGCAGATTGGCGGTGGCTGGCCCCAACATCCTGTTCGAGAGATCCCGGCGCCACATCATCACGGATCTGGCGCGAAGGCTTGGCAATCCGCTGGTGCTGATGCTGCTCGCCGCCGCTGCCGTCGCGGTCGTGATGGGCGACATGGCGAGCTTCCTGCTGATCCTCGCCATGGTCCTGCTGTCCACGATCCTCGACACGGTGCAGGAACGACGCGCCGAAGCTACCGCCGCAGCGCTCAGGGAAGCGATCGCTCTCACCGCGCGAACGCTGCGCGATGGGGCTGCTGTCACTCTGCCCGTGCGCAATCTGGTGCCGGGGGACGTTGTCATGCTCGCGGCGGGAGATCTGATACCCGCCGATGGACTCGTGCTGTCGGCCAACTCGGCTCAGGTCAATCAGGCCGCGCTGACCGGAGAGCCCTTCCCGGTCGAAAAGTCGCCGGTTGTGGAACCCGACGCTTCCATGGCCGTGGCAAGAAACCTGCTGCTGCACGGCAGTTCGATGATCGGGGGCAGCGCACAGATGCTGGTCGTCCAGACGGGCGATCGAACCCATTTCGGCGGAATCGCTCGATCGCTCGGCGATGAACAGCCACCGACCGCCTTTGAGCGAGGAATCCACAGGCTGGGGCTGCTGATCGTGCGGATGACGATCTTCCTCGTCCTGTTCGTCATCCTGGCTCATCTGGCGCTCGGCCGACCGCCGGTGGAGTCCTTCCTGTTCGCGATGGCGCTGGCGGTCGGTCTTACGCCCGAACTGCTGCCGATGATCATGACAATCGGTCTGGCGCGCGGAGCGCAGCGCATGGCTGCGGCGAAGGTGGTGGTGAAGCGGCTTTCGGCCATCCACGACCTGGGTGAGATGGACATATTATGTACCGACAAGACGGGTACGCTCACCGAGGCGCGGATCATGATGACGGGCCATCCGGGAATAGACGGCGCCGACAGTGAACGCGTGTTCGAACTTGCTGCGGTCAATGCCCGGTTCGAAAGCGGCTTGCGCAGCCCGCTGGACGACGCACTACTTGCGCACACGGGACATCATCCGCTCACCGGGTGGCGCAAGCTCGACGAGCGTCCATTCGATTTCGAACGGCGGCGGGTTTCGGTGCTGGCGCAATGGGAGAGCGAGAGGGTCGAGATCGTCAAGGGCGCGCCGGAAACGATCCTTGCCCTTTGCGATAGGGCCGAAGCGGCAGATGGCAGGATCGTGCCGCTGGACCCCGCATTGAAGGGGCGGCTCATGGCCCTGCACGATGATAATGCCAGCCATGGCCTTCGTCTGCTGGGCATCGCCTGGAAAGCGGCGGCGGGCCGTGAACGCATCGAAACGGACGATGACGACCATCTGATATTTGTCGGCTTCTGCCTTTTCCTTGATCCGCCCAAAGGTTCGGCTGCCGCCGCGATCGGACGACTGGAGGCGGCGGGCGTCGCTACCAAGGTCATCTCAGGCGACTCCGCCGCTGCCGTGCAGCACCTTATGGCCGCGCTTGGACGGCCGGTCTCTGGCCTCCTCACCGGCGATCAGATCGCCGCGCTCGATGACGAAGCGCTGGCGGTGCGTGTCGTGGAGACGGACCTTTTCGCCCGCATCGCCCCCGACCAGAAATTGAGGATCGTGCATGCGCTTCAAGCGCGCGGACATATTGTCGGATTCCTCGGCGACGGCATCAACGACGCGCCCGCGATCAGGGCAGCGGACGTCGGCCTTTCGGTGGATGGCGCCACCGACGTGGCGCGCGAGGCCGCCGACATGATCCTGCTGGCGCCCGATCTGTCCGTTCTCACGGACGGCGTGGCGGAAGGACGCCGTACCTATGCCAATATCCTCAAATATATCCGCATGGGCACCAGCTCCAATTTCGGCAACATGCTGACAATGGCGCTCGCGTCCCTGTTCCTACCCTTCCTGCCGCTGACGCCGGTGCAGGTGCTGCTCAACAACATGCTCTATGATCTCTCCCAGACGGGCATCCCGTTCGACAGTGCGGAGAAAAGCGATCTTGCGGCGCCCCGTGGCTGGAACATGCGGGCCATCGTCCGCTTCACACTGATCATGGGGCCTTTGTCGTCGCTGTTCGACATCGCGACCTTTGCCGCGCTGATCGCGCTTTTCCATGTCGATGTGCCAACATTTCGCACCGCATGGTTCATCGAGTCCATGGCAACCCAGATATTGGTGGTTTTTGTCATTCGCACAGCGGTGCCGCTATGGCGGCAACGGCCCCATCGCCTGCTGATAACGACCGCCGGGCTTTGCCTGTGCGCGGCGATCGCGATACCCTTTCTACCGATCGCTCCAGCATTGGGCTTCGTCGCGCCAAGCCTTCCCGTCGTCGCCATCACGACCATATTGGTTTCCGCTTACCTGCTGTCCGCCGAAGCGCTCAAGCGCGTGGCGATGCGTTAG
- a CDS encoding lysylphosphatidylglycerol synthase transmembrane domain-containing protein — protein sequence MASVRWRSWFLAILIAAGLIAAVAHWGEVRRFAALLREAEPGWIGLALVLQLTTYASVAGGWAAVLRRARTPQPLRPLMQIALTKLFADQVLPSAGMGGNILLVDQLRALGVPKGTAVAALLLSMIGFYAAYAFFALVTLILLWLHDRATPLMAGVVTIFLLVALAIPSLALWLRRRGSRPLPDRIEHIDFVRRLLETVAQAPAALLRDTRLTLTVTACNAMIFLADAGTLFACLHSLNQQAAFGTAFIALIMASVIATLGPIPLGLGSFEATSVAMLHLLGVELEAAFAATMLLRLFTLWLPLMPGIVMIRGVAKKRSARSRQFR from the coding sequence ATGGCGTCTGTTCGATGGCGAAGCTGGTTTCTCGCGATCCTCATCGCTGCGGGCCTTATCGCCGCCGTCGCTCACTGGGGAGAGGTGAGGCGGTTCGCGGCCCTGCTGCGTGAAGCCGAGCCGGGCTGGATCGGCCTCGCGCTTGTGCTTCAACTGACAACCTATGCAAGTGTGGCAGGCGGATGGGCGGCAGTGTTGCGCCGTGCGCGGACGCCCCAGCCTTTGCGGCCCCTGATGCAAATCGCCCTGACCAAGCTGTTCGCCGATCAGGTCCTGCCCAGTGCCGGCATGGGCGGAAACATCCTGCTGGTGGACCAGCTGCGGGCGCTTGGCGTGCCGAAGGGAACGGCGGTGGCCGCTCTACTTTTGTCCATGATCGGCTTCTATGCGGCCTATGCCTTCTTCGCGCTCGTGACCCTGATCCTGCTCTGGCTTCACGACCGCGCCACCCCGCTGATGGCGGGGGTCGTCACGATCTTTCTCCTTGTTGCCCTCGCTATCCCCTCGCTCGCCTTGTGGCTTCGCCGTCGGGGGAGCAGGCCATTGCCGGACCGGATCGAACATATCGACTTCGTGCGCCGGTTGCTCGAAACCGTCGCGCAGGCGCCAGCCGCGCTTTTGCGAGACACGCGGCTCACCCTGACCGTCACGGCGTGCAACGCGATGATCTTCCTGGCCGATGCCGGGACACTGTTTGCGTGCCTGCACAGCCTCAATCAGCAGGCGGCGTTCGGGACGGCTTTCATTGCCCTGATCATGGCGTCGGTCATCGCAACGCTGGGACCAATTCCGCTGGGCCTGGGCAGCTTCGAAGCAACATCGGTCGCGATGTTGCACCTGCTCGGCGTGGAGTTGGAGGCAGCCTTTGCCGCGACCATGCTGCTGCGGTTGTTCACGCTCTGGCTGCCGCTCATGCCCGGCATTGTGATGATCCGTGGCGTCGCGAAAAAACGGTCAGCACGGAGCAGGCAATTTCGATAG